The following coding sequences are from one Mugil cephalus isolate CIBA_MC_2020 chromosome 9, CIBA_Mcephalus_1.1, whole genome shotgun sequence window:
- the ehd2b gene encoding EH domain-containing protein 2b isoform X1 produces the protein MSRWGRKNVKKAPEVIRTVTEGLKSLYRKKLLPLEQFYGFHDFHSPSLEDADFDNKPMVLVVGQYSTGKTTFIKYLLEQDIPGSRVGPEPTTDCFTAIMHGEVEGVIPGNALIVDPNKPFRKLNPFGNTFLNRFQCAQMPNQVLESISIIDTPGILSGAKQRVSRGERSGKGYDFPAVLRWFAERVDRIILLFDAHKLEISDEFSEAIGALKGNEDKLRVVLNKADMVGTQQLMRVYGALMWSLGKVFGTPEVLRVYIGSFWSEPLMVTDNRKLFELEEEDLFADIQNLPRNAALRKLNDLVKRARLVRVHAHIISYLKQEMPSVFRKDNKKKNLIYQLPVIFSKIQLQHNISAGDFPDCAKMQEQLMVHDFTKFKTLKPNLMAALDELLSSDIAKLMPLLRQEELEAGDQLGVQGGAFMGTRAGPFQEGDPFAEENGEGCEEEEDWVVTKDKPKYDEIFYNLAPNEGKLSGTKAKDWMVSSRLPNSVLGRIWKLSDVDHDGMLDDEEFALASHLIEVKLEGHGLPPELPIRLIPPSKRRQKGSDA, from the exons ATGTCACGCTGGGGACGAAAAAATGTGAAGAAGGCGCCTGAGGTGATTCGCACTGTGACAGAAGGGCTGAAATCCCTGTACCGTAAGAAGCTGCTGCCTCTGGAGCAGTTTTATGGTTTCCATGACTTCCACTCCCCTAGTCTGGAGGATGCAGACTTTGACAACAAGCCCATGGTGCTGGTTGTGGGACAGTACTCCACTGGAAAGACAACATTCATTAA GTATCTACTGGAGCAGGACATTCCAGGGAGCAGGGTGGGCCCTGAACCCACCACTGACTGCTTCACCGCCATCATGCACGGGGAGGTAGAAGGCGTCATCCCAGGGAATGCCCTTATCGTTGACCCCAACAAGCCTTTCCGCAAACTGAACCCATTCGGAAACACCTTCCTCAACAG ATTCCAGTGCGCCCAGATGCCCAATCAGGTCCTGGAGAGCATCAGCATTATTGACACACCTGGGATCCTTTCCGGGGCCAAACAGAGAGTGAGCCGAGGTGAGAGAAGTGGCAAAG GCTACGACTTCCCAGCTGTGCTGCGCTGGTTTGCGGAGCGCGTGGACCGCATCATCCTGCTGTTCGATGCCCACAAACTGGAGATATCGGATGAGTTCTCCGAGGCCATCGGCGCGCTGAAAGGCAACGAGGACAAGCTGCGCGTGGTGCTCAACAAAGCGGACATGGTGGGCACGCAGCAGCTGATGCGGGTGTACGGTGCGCTCATGTGGTCCCTGGGGAAGGTGTTCGGCACCCCGGAGGTCCTGCGCGTCTACATCGGCTCCTTCTGGTCGGAGCCGCTGATGGTGACGGACAACCGCAAGCTGTtcgagctggaggaggaggatctgtTCGCGGATATTCAAAACCTTCCTCGCAACGCAGCTTTACGCAAGCTCAACGACCTGGTCAAAAGGGCACGTCTGGTTAGG GTCCACGCTCACATCATCAGCTACCTGAAGCAGGAGATGCCTTCCGTCTTCAGGAAggacaacaaaaagaagaatctgATCTATCAGCTGCCGGTTATTTTCTCCAAGATCCAGCTGCAGCACAACATCTCTGCTGGAGACTTTCCAGACTGTGCAAAGATGCAG gaaCAACTGATGGTCCACGATTTCACCAAGTTCAAGACCTTGAAGCCCAACCTGATGGCAGCCTTAGACGAGCTCCTCTCCAGTGACATCGCCAAGCTGATGCCCCTCCTGcggcaggaggagctggaagcgGGCGATCAGCTGGGCGTGCAGGGTGGAGCCTTCATGGGGACCCGGGCCGGACCGTTCCAAGAGGGCGACCCCTTCGCTGAGGAGAACGGAGAAGgctgcgaggaggaggaggattgggTGGTCACCAAAGACAAGCCCAAATACGACGAAATCTTCTACAACCTCGCTCCCAACGAGGGGAAACTGAGCGGCACCAAGGCTAAGGACTGGATGGTGAGCTCCCGCCTGCCCAACTCGGTCTTGGGCCGCATCTGGAAGCTGTCCGACGTGGACCATGACGGCATGCTGGATGATGAAGAATTCGCCCTGGCCAGCCACCTGATTGAGGTGAAGCTGGAGGGTCACGGTCTTCCCCCTGAGCTCCCCATCCGCCTGATCCCTCCTTCCAAACGCAGGCAGAAAGGTTCTGATGCATAA
- the ehd2b gene encoding EH domain-containing protein 2b isoform X2, translating to MSRWGRKNVKKAPEVIRTVTEGLKSLYRKKLLPLEQFYGFHDFHSPSLEDADFDNKPMVLVVGQYSTGKTTFIKYLLEQDIPGSRVGPEPTTDCFTAIMHGEVEGVIPGNALIVDPNKPFRKLNPFGNTFLNRFQCAQMPNQVLESISIIDTPGILSGAKQRVSRGYDFPAVLRWFAERVDRIILLFDAHKLEISDEFSEAIGALKGNEDKLRVVLNKADMVGTQQLMRVYGALMWSLGKVFGTPEVLRVYIGSFWSEPLMVTDNRKLFELEEEDLFADIQNLPRNAALRKLNDLVKRARLVRVHAHIISYLKQEMPSVFRKDNKKKNLIYQLPVIFSKIQLQHNISAGDFPDCAKMQEQLMVHDFTKFKTLKPNLMAALDELLSSDIAKLMPLLRQEELEAGDQLGVQGGAFMGTRAGPFQEGDPFAEENGEGCEEEEDWVVTKDKPKYDEIFYNLAPNEGKLSGTKAKDWMVSSRLPNSVLGRIWKLSDVDHDGMLDDEEFALASHLIEVKLEGHGLPPELPIRLIPPSKRRQKGSDA from the exons ATGTCACGCTGGGGACGAAAAAATGTGAAGAAGGCGCCTGAGGTGATTCGCACTGTGACAGAAGGGCTGAAATCCCTGTACCGTAAGAAGCTGCTGCCTCTGGAGCAGTTTTATGGTTTCCATGACTTCCACTCCCCTAGTCTGGAGGATGCAGACTTTGACAACAAGCCCATGGTGCTGGTTGTGGGACAGTACTCCACTGGAAAGACAACATTCATTAA GTATCTACTGGAGCAGGACATTCCAGGGAGCAGGGTGGGCCCTGAACCCACCACTGACTGCTTCACCGCCATCATGCACGGGGAGGTAGAAGGCGTCATCCCAGGGAATGCCCTTATCGTTGACCCCAACAAGCCTTTCCGCAAACTGAACCCATTCGGAAACACCTTCCTCAACAG ATTCCAGTGCGCCCAGATGCCCAATCAGGTCCTGGAGAGCATCAGCATTATTGACACACCTGGGATCCTTTCCGGGGCCAAACAGAGAGTGAGCCGAG GCTACGACTTCCCAGCTGTGCTGCGCTGGTTTGCGGAGCGCGTGGACCGCATCATCCTGCTGTTCGATGCCCACAAACTGGAGATATCGGATGAGTTCTCCGAGGCCATCGGCGCGCTGAAAGGCAACGAGGACAAGCTGCGCGTGGTGCTCAACAAAGCGGACATGGTGGGCACGCAGCAGCTGATGCGGGTGTACGGTGCGCTCATGTGGTCCCTGGGGAAGGTGTTCGGCACCCCGGAGGTCCTGCGCGTCTACATCGGCTCCTTCTGGTCGGAGCCGCTGATGGTGACGGACAACCGCAAGCTGTtcgagctggaggaggaggatctgtTCGCGGATATTCAAAACCTTCCTCGCAACGCAGCTTTACGCAAGCTCAACGACCTGGTCAAAAGGGCACGTCTGGTTAGG GTCCACGCTCACATCATCAGCTACCTGAAGCAGGAGATGCCTTCCGTCTTCAGGAAggacaacaaaaagaagaatctgATCTATCAGCTGCCGGTTATTTTCTCCAAGATCCAGCTGCAGCACAACATCTCTGCTGGAGACTTTCCAGACTGTGCAAAGATGCAG gaaCAACTGATGGTCCACGATTTCACCAAGTTCAAGACCTTGAAGCCCAACCTGATGGCAGCCTTAGACGAGCTCCTCTCCAGTGACATCGCCAAGCTGATGCCCCTCCTGcggcaggaggagctggaagcgGGCGATCAGCTGGGCGTGCAGGGTGGAGCCTTCATGGGGACCCGGGCCGGACCGTTCCAAGAGGGCGACCCCTTCGCTGAGGAGAACGGAGAAGgctgcgaggaggaggaggattgggTGGTCACCAAAGACAAGCCCAAATACGACGAAATCTTCTACAACCTCGCTCCCAACGAGGGGAAACTGAGCGGCACCAAGGCTAAGGACTGGATGGTGAGCTCCCGCCTGCCCAACTCGGTCTTGGGCCGCATCTGGAAGCTGTCCGACGTGGACCATGACGGCATGCTGGATGATGAAGAATTCGCCCTGGCCAGCCACCTGATTGAGGTGAAGCTGGAGGGTCACGGTCTTCCCCCTGAGCTCCCCATCCGCCTGATCCCTCCTTCCAAACGCAGGCAGAAAGGTTCTGATGCATAA
- the nup88 gene encoding nucleoporin 88, whose translation MAAFNAERWLNDLPNHAIFNIIREKLESEGDANERGVAKNLTFCLGGDFFLWDDTDRVFYTTNLRQLNSDDSHSSGKYQTLLCINPPLFEVCQVLLSPTQHHVALVGLRGVSVLELPQRWGKKSEFEGGRNKINCRTIPVAERFFTSSPSVNLRQAAWYPSETDEPHLVLLTSDNTIRFYGLKSPQTPAKALSVSQTEDDSSVHPPARSYAASLGEIAVAFDFGPISSPPRQLTAQCFREQLVYPLYILYENGETYVSYTSQANGVSVSKPVGPLPMYPAAEDNYGYDACAILCLPCAPSILVIATETGTLYHCVVMESEEEEETGAVGKWIRGTDTVPALYVFECVEVELTLKVATGEDEEPQEFDFTCPIRLHRDPLCEHRYHCTHEAGVHSVGLIWVNKLQKFLRSVEEDKGSLQELAAEKRCIVEHIVCTRPLLTSQSSPIRGFLIVSDLSLGATMICITSKYECIMLPLLSSIRPPSPPLLCSHPGLSSVSSPLRGLADDSFEQHIRNILARSSNNPLVLKAGDKDASPPPPECLQLLSRATQVFREEYILKQDMAREEMQRRVKLLVGQKNKQLEELTLCREERKSLRESAERLADKYEDAKYRQETIMNRVKKVLCSLQGQLPILSNSEKDMKKELQAISDQLKHLDNCIRQVNMKMEYQKTQVDKDMGAAKTTVSLNVQQRKVVQDVLREQGQQIGDMMKQIKDIKNHFSF comes from the coding sequence ATGGCGGCGTTCAACGCAGAGCGGTGGCTGAATGACTTACCAAACCATGCGATTTTTAATATAATACGAGAGAAACTGGAGTCGGAAGGCGACGCCAATGAACGAGGGGTCGCTAAAAACCTCACGTTTTGTTTGGGCGGAGACTTTTTCTTGTGGGACGACACAGACCGCGTGTTTTACACGACCAACCTGCGACAGTTGAACTCGGATGACAGCCACAGTAGCGGGAAGTACCAGACCTTGCTGTGCATCAACCCTCCTCTCTTCGAAGTGTGCCAGGTGTTGCTCAGCCCGACCCAGCACCACGTCGCTCTCGTCGGGCTGCGGGGCGTCTCGGTGCTGGAGCTCCCGCAGCGGTGGGGCAAGAAGTCGGAGTTCGAGGGCGGGCGgaacaaaataaactgcaggACCATCCCGGTGGCGGAGCGCTTCTTCACCAGCTCCCCGTCGGTGAACCTGCGTCAGGCGGCCTGGTACCCAAGCGAGACCGACGAGCCCCACCTGGTGCTGCTCACGTCGGACAACACCATCAGGTTTTACGGACTGAAGTCTCCCCAGACGCCGGCCAAAGCCCTGTCGGTGTCGCAGACGGAAGATGACAGCAGCGTCCACCCTCCTGCCCGCTCCTACGCAGCATCTCTTGGAGAGATCGCGGTGGCGTTTGACTTCGGGCCAATTTCGTCCCCTCCTCGGCAGCTGACGGCACAGTGCTTCAGAGAACAGCTAGTCTACCCTCTGTACATACTCTACGAAAACGGGGAGACGTACGTGAGCTACACAAGCCAGGCAAACGGCGTGAGCGTCAGTAAACCTGTTGGACCCCTGCCCATGTATCCCGCTGCAGAGGATAACTATGGCTATGATGCTTGTGCCATTCTGTGCCTGCCCTGTGCTCCCAGCATCCTGGTGATCGCGACGGAGACGGGAACGCTGTATCACTGCGTGGTGATGGAGtccgaggaagaggaggagacgggggcGGTGGGGAAGTGGATCCGAGGCACGGACACGGTGCCGGCCCTCTACGTGTTCGAGTGTGTCGAGGTGGAGCTCACGCTCAAAGTGGCCAcgggggaggacgaggagcctCAAGAGTTCGATTTCACCTGCCCGATCAGGCTGCACAGGGACCCCTTGTGCGAGCACAGGTACCACTGCACGCATGAAGCGGGAGTGCACAGCGTGGGGCTCATCTGGGTCAACAAGCTGCAGAAGTTCCTCCGGTCGGTTGAAGAGGATAAGGGCAGTCTCCAGGAGCTGGCTGCTGAGAAGCGCTGCATCGTAGAGCACATTGTTTGCACCAGACCGCTTCTAACCAGTCAGTCGTCTCCCATCCGTGGCTTTTTGATCGTGTCGGACCTTTCGTTGGGCGCCACCATGATCTGCATCACCAGCAAATACGAGTGCATCATGCTGCCCCTGCTCAGCTCCATtcgccctccctcccctccgctGCTTTGTTCCCACCCAGGTCTGAGTTCGGTCAGCTCACCCCTGCGCGGACTGGCCGACGACTCCTTCGAGCAGCACATCCGCAACATCCTGGCACGTAGCTCCAACAACCCTCTTGTGCTCAAGGCTGGCGACAAGGATGCGTCGCCGCCTCCTCCGGAGTGTCTGCAGCTCCTCAGCAGAGCCACGCAGGTCTTCCGCGAGGAGTACATCCTTAAGCAGGACATGGCCCGTGAAGAAATGCAAAGGAGGGTGAAACTCCTGGTAGGCCAGAAGAATAAGCAGCTGGAGGAGTTGACTCTgtgcagggaggagaggaagagttTGAGGGAGTCGGCGGAAAGGTTGGCGGATAAGTACGAAGATGCAAAGTATCGCCAGGAAACCATCATGAATAGGGTTAAGAAAGTGTTGTGCAGCCTGCAGGGCCAACTACCCATACTGTCCAACAGCGAGAAGGATatgaagaaggagctgcaggCCATCAGTGACCAgctgaaacatctggacaacTGCATCAGACAGGTGAACATGAAGATGGAGTACCAGAAGACACAAGTTGACAAGGACATGGGTGCAGCCAAGACAACCGTGTCACTCAACGTCCAACAGAGGAAGGTTGTCCAGGACGTCCTCAGAGAGCAGGGACAGCAAATTGGTGATATGATGAAGCAGATCAAAGACATCAAAAACCATTTCAGCTTCTAA
- the psmd8 gene encoding 26S proteasome non-ATPase regulatory subunit 8, with product MALKETAGLYETLKAEWNKKTPNLGKCGDLLSKLKISLLELNFLPTTGSALTKQQLILARDVLEIGALWSIHKKDIPSFERYMAQLKCYYFDYKEELPEAAYMHQLLGLNLLFLLSQNRVSEFHTELERLSARDIQTNVYIRHPVSLEQYLMEGSYNKVFLAKGNIPAESYTFFIDILLDTIRDEIAGCIEKAYEQIQFSEATRVLFFSSPKKMTEYAKKRGWSLSADGYYSFTNQQQRTEEVTIPSTELAQQVIEYARQLEMIV from the exons ATGGCGTTGAAAGAGACCGCGGGTCTGTATGAGACACTCAAAGCAGAATGGAACAAGAAAACCCCGAATCTGGGCAAATGTGGAGACCTTCTGAGCAAACTCAAG atttcatTACTAGAGCTGAATTTTTTACCTACCACTGGGTCTGCCCTCACCAAGCAGCAGCTGATTTTAGCCC gTGATGTTCTTGAAATCGGAGCCTTGTGGAGCATCCACAAGAAGGACATTCCATCCTTTGAGAGATACATGGCCCAACTAAAATGTTACTACTTTGACTACAA GGAGGAGCTGCCTGAGGCCGCCTACATGCACCAGTTACTTGGACTGAACCTGCTCTTCCTGCTCTCACAGAACCGCGTGTCCGAGTTTCACACAGAACTTGAGAGATTGAGTGCACGAGATATTCAAACCAACGTATACATCAGGCACCCAGTGTCCTTAGAGCAG TACTTGATGGAGGGAAGCTACAACAAGGTATTTCTTGCCAAGGGCAACATCCCCGCTGAGAGCTACACCTTTTTTATAGATATTCTGCTTGACACAATTCG TGATGAGATTGCCGGTTGCATAGAGAAGGCCTATGAGCAAATTCAGTTCAGTGAAGCTACACGGGTGCTTTTCTTCAGCTCCCCCAAAAAGATGACAGAGTACGCCAAGAAG agGGGATGGAGTTTGAGCGCAGATGGCTATTACTCTTTCACCAATCAGCAGCAGCGGACAGAGGAGGTGACCATCCCCTCCACGGAGCTGGCACAACAGGTCATCGAATACGCACGACAGCTGGAAATGATTGTGTAA